In Alicyclobacillus macrosporangiidus CPP55, a single window of DNA contains:
- a CDS encoding IS110 family transposase has product MYFVGIDIGKRNHEACIIDASGQIRGKTLRFPNTQAGGQKLIQWMRCVDPNLSSTHIAMEATGHYWLVLHSFLRKHGLQPSVINPIQSDAFRNMYIRQTKNDAKDAFIIAEVLRFGRYTTTELASEEVIALRQLSRFRFSLVDTISDLKRQVISILDMLFPEYERVFSDLFGKTSSKLLMEYTTPEEILAVDTEELAAFIAKHSRNRLGLDKAVELKSAAKSSFGIDMALDAYRLQLRLLVQQIRFTEEQLESLNTEIAKRLEAVDSNLVTIPGIGPVLAAAILGEIGDISRFPTGVKLVAYAGIDPTVRQSGEFAGTRNRMSKRGSPYLRRAIWLAASVAKTHNPILREFYEQKRAEGKHPLAATGAVARKLTYIIHAVLRDRQPYEPIA; this is encoded by the coding sequence GTGTATTTTGTTGGCATTGACATCGGTAAACGCAATCATGAAGCCTGCATCATCGATGCATCCGGCCAGATTCGGGGGAAGACGCTTCGCTTCCCAAATACTCAGGCCGGCGGCCAGAAACTAATTCAGTGGATGCGCTGCGTTGATCCCAATTTGTCATCCACCCATATCGCCATGGAGGCCACCGGGCACTACTGGCTCGTTCTGCATTCGTTCTTGCGTAAGCATGGGCTCCAGCCCAGTGTCATCAACCCGATTCAATCGGATGCATTTCGCAACATGTACATTCGCCAGACCAAGAATGATGCCAAGGATGCTTTTATCATCGCCGAGGTGCTGCGCTTCGGTCGATATACAACGACGGAATTGGCGAGTGAAGAAGTCATTGCCTTACGCCAATTGAGCCGATTTCGGTTTAGTCTGGTTGACACGATTTCCGACCTGAAACGGCAAGTCATCAGCATTCTGGACATGCTGTTTCCCGAGTACGAGCGAGTGTTTTCCGACCTGTTTGGTAAGACGTCCTCCAAGTTGCTGATGGAATACACGACGCCAGAAGAAATCCTGGCCGTGGATACGGAGGAGCTTGCTGCATTCATCGCAAAGCACAGTCGGAATCGCTTAGGTCTCGATAAAGCGGTGGAGCTGAAATCTGCTGCCAAATCATCGTTCGGGATCGATATGGCCCTTGATGCTTATCGCCTACAACTGCGCTTGCTTGTGCAACAAATTCGATTCACGGAGGAGCAGCTTGAGTCCCTCAACACTGAGATCGCGAAGCGATTAGAGGCCGTCGATAGCAACCTGGTGACGATCCCAGGCATTGGTCCTGTTTTAGCTGCTGCGATTCTCGGCGAAATCGGTGATATTTCCAGGTTCCCGACTGGAGTAAAGCTTGTTGCCTATGCTGGAATCGACCCAACGGTACGACAGTCTGGTGAATTCGCCGGCACACGTAACCGAATGTCCAAGCGAGGCTCACCATACCTTCGACGAGCTATCTGGCTGGCCGCCAGTGTCGCTAAAACGCATAACCCAATACTCCGGGAATTTTATGAACAGAAGCGAGCTGAAGGCAAGCATCCATTGGCAGCTACAGGCGCCGTCGCACGGAAGCTGACTTACATCATCCATGCCGTGCTCCGAGACCGACAGCCGTACGAACCAATCGCATGA
- a CDS encoding O-antigen ligase family protein: protein MAFMWTNMLSVVLGVFVAAALCLLPFYSNGVFFPRGHVVVDAWLSGVLLLAGLWMLSPGRWRAAVSGLLESSAVAPRITRYVTRYDLSFFLYVFLYAISVFYAANYTSALVSAMDAIALLVPFLLFRFSPFRATMAEWAIYGLCLASVPINVVGMGNAWGQFLFPSAFDPSNHFVASVFQYHNAYAAFTGSVAIAALVYATLTSHWWQRWISLGFAGLNIGGVLASGSRGALALWLLVVILAIVGLRRVGDNDVRGRFLVNLYVSVIGVAAGYPLLHKGLTTANAMFGWSGVALMFVLPVALMMVLDVFAGSKMERVWTFPRLVLLGVILGAIAAAVEHNALLAKLHSYHPDQLSVAQRFIFWEDGWKIVERSPLFGSGGGAWPTMFQMVQTYPYWSTRVHSFAIDVAMEVGLVGLAALLVSLWPLIRAVVWPYLMEQGVFIEGRPDQATLTDADADKTGSWTGSTSASFSPSYAAQRALCAGALFVFVHSLMDWDMSFLYLMFLLVSGCGAAIAIRSSDDVSHLLTSVGNEVAATRSTEGPSVNTTVSNMPWKSPSKRVAITGTSFWSRVVSHPGFGGAVILSAASAVAFFNGVQTIRAGNIAQAAAKMPSNSDRLQAYENAHAIAPRDPEYLVDMGVVEQQIANGSNEGQQRALVDFEQAAQLAPFDAAIQNRAAVLAYQLGEYQQAYAYAKQAFQDSPFHPEYVALAINASAVYGMKVAPTNPSSAMTAFREAKNLYNQYLNRQSVVQHLPPYLPPMEPYVLDAFTYDSLAASALAIHNPDEAIQFASHAVGSTDQHTANLAKLITLMAKRERGETNVDKQLQELVSAHSDLQSSFELLKNITSLNG from the coding sequence ATGGCGTTCATGTGGACAAATATGCTCAGTGTAGTCCTCGGTGTGTTCGTGGCCGCCGCATTGTGCTTGCTGCCCTTTTACTCAAATGGTGTGTTCTTTCCGCGTGGACACGTTGTCGTGGACGCTTGGTTGTCGGGCGTATTGTTGTTGGCCGGATTATGGATGCTGTCACCGGGCCGATGGCGTGCCGCTGTAAGTGGCTTACTTGAAAGCTCAGCCGTAGCGCCGCGAATAACTCGATATGTAACTCGATATGACTTGTCCTTCTTCCTATACGTTTTCCTCTATGCGATCTCGGTCTTTTATGCCGCCAATTACACAAGCGCATTGGTCAGCGCGATGGACGCGATCGCTCTTTTGGTCCCGTTTCTTTTGTTTCGCTTTTCGCCGTTCCGTGCCACCATGGCCGAATGGGCTATCTACGGCCTGTGCCTTGCGTCCGTTCCCATCAACGTGGTGGGTATGGGAAACGCATGGGGTCAATTTCTGTTCCCGTCTGCGTTCGACCCGTCGAATCACTTCGTGGCTTCCGTGTTCCAATATCACAACGCGTACGCGGCGTTCACCGGTAGCGTGGCCATCGCCGCGCTGGTGTATGCAACGCTTACCAGCCACTGGTGGCAGCGTTGGATCAGTCTTGGGTTTGCCGGTTTGAACATTGGCGGTGTGTTGGCGTCGGGATCGCGCGGCGCTCTGGCATTGTGGCTGTTGGTCGTCATTCTTGCCATTGTGGGTCTGCGACGAGTCGGAGATAATGATGTGCGCGGGCGGTTCCTTGTGAATCTGTATGTGTCCGTGATTGGTGTCGCTGCCGGGTATCCACTGCTGCACAAGGGCCTGACAACTGCCAACGCGATGTTCGGGTGGTCCGGTGTGGCGCTGATGTTTGTGCTGCCGGTCGCACTCATGATGGTTCTCGACGTGTTCGCCGGCTCCAAGATGGAGCGCGTGTGGACATTTCCACGCCTCGTTTTATTGGGCGTGATTTTGGGTGCCATCGCGGCCGCTGTCGAGCACAACGCCCTGCTCGCCAAGCTGCACTCGTACCATCCCGATCAACTCAGCGTCGCTCAGCGGTTCATCTTTTGGGAGGACGGATGGAAGATAGTTGAGCGAAGCCCGCTCTTTGGGTCCGGAGGCGGCGCCTGGCCGACGATGTTCCAAATGGTGCAGACGTACCCCTACTGGAGCACGCGGGTTCATTCGTTTGCCATCGACGTGGCCATGGAGGTCGGTCTGGTTGGCCTGGCTGCGCTACTGGTGAGTCTGTGGCCCCTCATTCGTGCGGTTGTGTGGCCGTATCTGATGGAACAGGGCGTCTTCATCGAAGGGCGTCCGGATCAAGCCACATTGACGGATGCCGATGCTGACAAGACCGGCTCCTGGACCGGATCGACGAGTGCCTCTTTCTCCCCTTCTTACGCAGCGCAAAGGGCATTATGTGCAGGAGCATTGTTCGTGTTCGTTCACTCGTTGATGGACTGGGACATGTCGTTCCTGTACTTGATGTTTCTGCTTGTGTCAGGCTGTGGCGCCGCTATCGCAATTCGCTCAAGTGACGACGTGTCCCACTTGCTGACATCGGTTGGGAACGAGGTGGCAGCAACACGCTCAACAGAAGGCCCAAGTGTGAACACGACCGTATCGAATATGCCTTGGAAATCCCCAAGCAAGCGGGTGGCAATCACCGGAACGTCCTTTTGGTCCCGTGTCGTTAGCCATCCGGGCTTTGGGGGAGCTGTCATCCTCAGTGCGGCGTCCGCAGTGGCCTTTTTCAACGGGGTCCAGACCATCCGCGCGGGGAACATCGCCCAAGCCGCAGCCAAGATGCCATCCAATAGTGACCGGTTACAAGCATACGAGAATGCCCACGCTATTGCGCCGCGTGATCCGGAGTATTTGGTGGACATGGGAGTCGTAGAGCAGCAGATAGCGAATGGCTCAAACGAGGGACAACAGCGCGCGCTTGTGGACTTCGAACAGGCTGCTCAACTTGCGCCGTTCGATGCTGCAATCCAGAACCGCGCCGCCGTGCTTGCTTACCAACTGGGAGAGTACCAGCAAGCCTACGCTTACGCAAAGCAGGCATTCCAAGATTCGCCCTTTCATCCGGAGTACGTGGCCCTCGCCATCAATGCGTCGGCTGTCTACGGGATGAAGGTAGCGCCGACCAACCCGTCGTCTGCCATGACCGCATTTCGCGAAGCGAAGAACTTGTACAACCAGTATCTGAACCGGCAAAGCGTGGTTCAACACCTACCGCCTTACTTACCGCCGATGGAGCCTTATGTACTGGACGCGTTCACGTATGACTCACTGGCAGCGTCCGCTCTGGCAATCCATAATCCCGATGAAGCGATACAGTTCGCAAGCCATGCGGTGGGGAGTACTGACCAACATACCGCAAACTTGGCGAAATTGATTACCCTTATGGCGAAGCGTGAGCGCGGCGAGACGAATGTGGACAAGCAATTGCAGGAGCTTGTGAGCGCTCACTCGGACTTGCAGAGCTCGTTTGAGCTTCTGAAAAACATTACTTCCCTCAACGGCTGA
- a CDS encoding tetratricopeptide repeat protein — translation MKKATWISAITLLTILATSCGASDTTTPSNATNQTSSAKTGNAQSGGTMIVGGDAYQGKDKLAKLEQDAAAHPSDAKAQIQAGISAYVNGDMQKAITYYHKAIADDPKNALPYNNLGNVYFRGLKQPKEALQYYQKATQVDPTYAFGWWNLALCEIDLGDKSAAKTALQQGLSKVPKDDPHYKNLQDTLKTLG, via the coding sequence TTGAAGAAAGCCACGTGGATTTCCGCGATCACACTGCTGACCATCCTGGCCACAAGTTGCGGGGCCTCCGATACAACAACGCCATCGAATGCAACGAACCAGACGTCGAGTGCCAAGACCGGAAATGCTCAATCTGGCGGCACCATGATTGTCGGCGGAGATGCCTACCAAGGTAAAGACAAACTCGCGAAGCTTGAACAGGATGCGGCCGCACATCCGTCCGACGCAAAGGCTCAGATCCAGGCTGGCATCAGCGCGTACGTGAACGGAGACATGCAAAAAGCGATTACGTATTACCACAAGGCCATTGCGGACGATCCGAAGAATGCACTCCCGTACAACAACCTGGGTAACGTGTACTTTCGCGGCTTGAAACAGCCGAAGGAAGCCTTGCAATACTACCAGAAAGCCACCCAGGTGGATCCGACTTACGCCTTCGGCTGGTGGAATCTCGCACTGTGTGAAATTGATCTAGGAGACAAATCGGCAGCAAAGACTGCTCTTCAGCAGGGTCTCAGCAAAGTACCGAAGGACGACCCGCACTATAAAAACCTGCAGGATACGTTGAAGACGCTGGGCTGA
- a CDS encoding sugar transferase, which yields MFRTHQLLLVRLLQIADGAIVIASFLLAWYVKFMSGWLSFDHHLPFSTYFLAVLLSVPVFILINLATGLYQPTRVKSLSSQLVTIVRSSLLGLLIFMSGLYFLKLSEFSRDVLVIFSVSYVTLLTVERLAIRVFLRVMRSRGYNQKFILVVGWNAAMKRFIQGLEAHPWFGYRVIGYLSEEADGHAMQGVPCIGRVDDLHSVLQNHVIDHVIIALPRTEIAKMAEVIHVCELMGTQSLIVPDYFDLLPARPRFETFGDMPLIDTRYVPLDDALNAALKRTFDIVFSALVLVLFSPLFLIIAIGVKLSSPGPVFFVQYRVGKNRRIFPMYKFRTMYHDGRQSHAVGQRHQGDPLLDNSAVGECSASSICFADDDGWTIPNDPRRTKFGAFLRRTSLDELPQFWNVLVGDMSVIGPRPERPNFVEKFKDEIPRYMVKHRVRPGITGWAQVHGWRGDTSIAERIRYDIEYIENWSFGMDLRIILKTLRHGFTHPNAY from the coding sequence GTGTTTCGCACACATCAGTTGTTGCTGGTCAGACTGTTGCAAATCGCCGACGGCGCCATCGTCATAGCAAGCTTCCTGCTGGCCTGGTATGTGAAGTTCATGTCGGGGTGGCTATCATTTGATCACCACCTGCCATTCAGTACATACTTCTTAGCGGTCCTTCTGTCTGTCCCTGTGTTCATCTTGATCAACTTGGCGACCGGCCTCTACCAGCCGACGCGTGTGAAGTCGCTGTCGAGCCAACTTGTGACCATCGTCCGTAGTTCGCTGCTCGGTTTGCTAATCTTCATGAGCGGGCTGTACTTTCTTAAGCTGTCGGAGTTCTCCCGAGACGTGTTAGTCATCTTCTCGGTATCGTATGTGACATTGCTCACCGTCGAGCGTTTGGCCATCCGTGTCTTCCTGCGCGTGATGCGCAGCCGTGGGTACAACCAAAAGTTCATTCTTGTGGTTGGCTGGAATGCGGCGATGAAGAGGTTCATTCAAGGCCTCGAAGCGCATCCCTGGTTCGGGTACCGTGTCATCGGTTATCTGTCCGAGGAGGCCGACGGACACGCGATGCAAGGAGTTCCGTGTATCGGCCGCGTAGATGACCTGCACTCCGTACTGCAGAACCACGTGATCGATCACGTCATCATCGCCCTGCCTCGCACCGAGATCGCCAAAATGGCTGAGGTCATCCACGTGTGCGAGTTGATGGGGACACAGTCATTGATTGTGCCTGACTACTTCGATCTGCTGCCGGCACGTCCCCGATTTGAAACATTCGGCGACATGCCGCTCATCGACACCCGGTACGTCCCTCTCGACGACGCACTGAATGCAGCGCTGAAGAGGACGTTCGACATCGTATTTAGCGCCCTTGTATTGGTGCTCTTCTCTCCGCTGTTTCTTATAATCGCAATCGGAGTAAAGTTGAGTTCACCGGGGCCAGTATTCTTTGTCCAGTACCGCGTTGGAAAAAACCGTCGTATTTTCCCGATGTACAAGTTCCGTACCATGTACCACGATGGGAGGCAGAGCCATGCGGTAGGACAACGACACCAAGGAGACCCGCTTCTAGACAACTCGGCCGTCGGTGAATGCTCTGCGAGCTCTATTTGTTTCGCGGATGATGACGGTTGGACCATTCCGAATGACCCACGCCGAACGAAGTTTGGTGCATTCTTGCGCAGGACAAGTCTCGATGAACTGCCTCAGTTTTGGAATGTCTTGGTTGGGGATATGAGCGTCATTGGCCCGCGGCCTGAACGGCCCAACTTTGTGGAGAAGTTCAAGGACGAGATACCACGGTACATGGTCAAACACCGTGTACGGCCAGGCATCACGGGGTGGGCGCAGGTACACGGCTGGAGGGGAGATACGTCTATCGCAGAGAGGATACGGTATGATATAGAGTATATCGAGAATTGGTCATTCGGAATGGATTTGAGAATCATTTTGAAGACTTTGAGGCATGGGTTCACTCACCCAAATGCGTATTGA
- a CDS encoding glycosyltransferase family 2 protein has protein sequence MIIRSLEDNLFLKLDINMPFELYWGYKQMCTIQARGLTVNDCSIPMVQVQIVTYNSGRTLRKCIESVLNQVGVRSVIMVIDNNSSDNSLDIARSYEPKVTCISMPRNYGYGGAHNVGFKRAFETQVEYILTLNPDVELASNYILELIRSCRKDIRCGGVTGKLLRPQSHTEKPVLDSTGLQLERFYHVRDRGSGQPDEGQYNVPGVVWGICGAAALYRTDMLKDIELNGQVFDASFFIYKEDVDLCWRANRRGWYFLYQPTAVAEHLRGWRNDTASSQTNIVLSFSFVNQISLLISHAQGIRAVLVAITVEVVRWSLLFLRRPLAALMAIKLLKERWAKEWAKRRLLKIGDRSARWN, from the coding sequence GTGATCATAAGGTCACTAGAAGATAATTTATTCCTCAAACTGGATATTAATATGCCTTTCGAATTGTACTGGGGTTATAAACAGATGTGTACCATTCAGGCGCGTGGACTAACAGTAAACGACTGCTCCATACCGATGGTTCAGGTTCAAATTGTAACTTATAACAGCGGACGAACGCTTAGAAAGTGTATCGAGTCGGTACTGAATCAGGTTGGTGTGCGATCAGTGATCATGGTCATAGACAATAATTCCTCCGACAACAGTCTAGACATTGCACGGTCGTATGAGCCAAAAGTAACATGTATATCTATGCCTCGGAACTACGGCTATGGAGGCGCACATAACGTAGGATTCAAACGGGCATTTGAAACTCAGGTTGAATACATCCTTACCCTGAATCCCGATGTTGAACTTGCGTCCAACTACATATTGGAACTGATTAGATCTTGTAGGAAAGATATTCGATGCGGTGGGGTCACGGGTAAACTTCTCCGTCCTCAATCTCACACAGAAAAACCGGTGCTCGACAGCACGGGGCTTCAGCTTGAGAGGTTTTACCACGTAAGAGACCGTGGAAGTGGGCAACCCGATGAAGGTCAGTACAATGTTCCTGGTGTTGTGTGGGGGATTTGTGGTGCGGCTGCACTCTATCGAACTGATATGCTAAAAGACATTGAGCTCAACGGACAAGTATTTGACGCCTCGTTTTTTATTTATAAGGAGGACGTCGATCTATGCTGGAGGGCCAACAGGAGAGGTTGGTATTTCTTGTACCAACCCACCGCTGTGGCAGAGCATTTACGAGGATGGCGCAATGATACGGCATCCTCTCAAACCAATATAGTTCTATCCTTCTCTTTCGTGAATCAAATTTCCTTATTGATATCACATGCGCAAGGTATTAGAGCGGTGTTGGTCGCTATCACTGTTGAAGTGGTTCGGTGGTCGCTATTATTTCTTCGTCGCCCGTTGGCAGCTCTGATGGCCATAAAACTTCTAAAAGAACGGTGGGCCAAAGAATGGGCGAAACGAAGGTTGTTAAAAATTGGGGATCGCTCAGCAAGGTGGAATTAG
- a CDS encoding glycosyltransferase family 2 protein, protein MISVVIVTYNSIQVLPDCLKSLEETSVSLGLEVILVDNCSSDGTWDWLIQYQNSKPRLGRVKLIRLHENRGYSYANNRGAEIASGEILLLLNPDTIVGEKTIEICAESLLDDASIGAVGCRLLLPNGKLDKACRRSLPTLWNSFTRLSGLSMIFPKSHLFSRYNLTYLDQIGNYEVECICGAFFMIRKSTYELLHGLDEDYFMYGEDVDLCYRLRRAGYRIYYLGDAVTIHLKGANGGKRSALSLQHFYRTMLVYYDKHYSMKYPRLLRSLLSLVVRSMFIFHVTWINVRQNASRVLKLFVFTSKDHNVKPSHIR, encoded by the coding sequence ATGATCTCGGTTGTTATTGTAACCTATAACTCTATTCAGGTATTGCCGGATTGCCTAAAGTCCCTGGAGGAAACATCTGTTTCACTAGGTCTTGAAGTAATACTTGTCGACAACTGCTCTAGCGACGGAACATGGGATTGGCTGATACAATACCAAAATTCTAAACCACGTCTGGGTAGAGTTAAACTCATACGACTTCATGAAAATAGGGGATACTCATATGCAAATAATCGCGGCGCCGAGATAGCCTCAGGCGAGATTTTGCTCCTTTTGAATCCTGACACTATAGTTGGGGAAAAAACTATTGAGATTTGTGCAGAGAGTCTGCTTGATGATGCTAGTATTGGTGCTGTTGGATGCCGCTTGCTGCTCCCAAATGGTAAGCTTGACAAGGCGTGTCGACGCTCGCTACCTACGTTATGGAACAGTTTTACGCGGTTAAGCGGATTATCCATGATATTTCCTAAATCCCATCTGTTTTCGAGGTATAACCTAACATACTTAGACCAAATAGGCAATTATGAAGTTGAATGTATCTGCGGTGCCTTCTTTATGATTAGAAAATCCACGTATGAATTGTTACATGGACTAGATGAAGACTACTTTATGTATGGAGAAGACGTCGACTTATGTTACCGACTGCGGCGAGCAGGGTACAGAATATATTATCTAGGTGATGCAGTTACGATACACCTAAAAGGTGCAAATGGCGGGAAACGAAGTGCCTTGTCGCTGCAGCACTTTTATCGTACGATGCTCGTGTACTACGATAAGCATTACTCTATGAAATACCCCAGGCTTCTCCGTTCTTTATTGAGTCTGGTCGTACGGTCCATGTTTATCTTCCATGTTACATGGATTAATGTTAGACAAAATGCGTCGCGGGTATTAAAATTGTTCGTTTTCACGTCCAAGGACCATAACGTTAAGCCATCGCATATTAGGTGA
- a CDS encoding ABC transporter permease, translated as MLRNLVIKELSLRYKRSFLGFIWSFLNPMLMMLVYSLLFSTVMKIDIENFQIFLLTNLLPWTFFQTSLSSASTSIVNNANLVKKVYFPREILPLSVVTSNFINFLLSLVVLLVGYIIFRVPLGIALIYLPLVLAVEYLFTAGLSLFLAAMTTYFRDIEHIVNVLLFAWFYVTPVLYPLSKVPEQYRMWFELNPMSPIIDAYTQVMYDGIFPHWESFIIISCVSVVVCVAGMAVFGAVKKGFAEEI; from the coding sequence ATGCTGCGTAATCTTGTCATTAAAGAATTGAGCCTTCGATACAAACGATCGTTTCTGGGATTCATTTGGTCGTTCCTTAATCCGATGCTGATGATGTTGGTCTACAGCCTCTTGTTCTCAACTGTCATGAAAATAGATATAGAGAATTTCCAAATATTTCTTCTGACAAACTTATTACCATGGACATTTTTTCAGACATCACTTAGCTCGGCCAGCACGTCGATTGTTAATAATGCAAATCTAGTAAAAAAAGTGTATTTCCCTCGCGAGATTTTGCCTTTGTCTGTTGTCACATCTAATTTTATTAACTTCCTATTGAGTCTCGTAGTGTTGCTTGTGGGATACATAATTTTCCGTGTACCTCTCGGAATCGCACTGATATATTTGCCGTTGGTATTGGCGGTCGAATATCTATTTACTGCAGGACTAAGTCTTTTTCTTGCCGCTATGACAACGTATTTCCGTGATATAGAACATATTGTCAACGTTTTATTGTTTGCGTGGTTCTATGTTACCCCAGTACTGTATCCACTATCCAAGGTTCCGGAGCAATATCGTATGTGGTTCGAACTGAATCCTATGTCTCCGATAATTGATGCATACACGCAAGTCATGTACGATGGTATCTTTCCGCATTGGGAGAGCTTTATTATCATTTCATGTGTCAGCGTCGTGGTTTGCGTAGCTGGGATGGCTGTTTTCGGTGCTGTAAAAAAGGGGTTTGCCGAGGAGATATAA
- a CDS encoding ABC transporter ATP-binding protein yields MPYSIEVSHVSKKFKIYREKSHSIKELLLRKKRNVYEEYWALKDISFNVTCGTTVGIIGRNGSGKSTMLKIVAKILYPDAGVVHVRGRVSALLELGAGFQPDYTGRENIYLNGSILGLTKKEIDSHVDEIIEFSELGRFIDTPVRNYSSGMYMRLAFAIAVTTNPDILIIDEVLAVGDEQFQKKCFDKLHEFKRQGKSILFVSHSDSLVEKFCDEVILLHNGQLLDRGKPKEVFTTYRAIQGKEHSCNEVM; encoded by the coding sequence ATGCCATACTCGATTGAAGTGTCCCATGTCAGTAAAAAGTTTAAGATTTATAGGGAGAAAAGCCATTCTATAAAAGAACTGCTCCTTCGGAAGAAGAGAAACGTCTACGAAGAATACTGGGCCTTAAAAGATATAAGTTTCAATGTTACATGTGGAACAACGGTCGGTATCATTGGAAGGAACGGCTCAGGCAAGAGCACCATGTTAAAGATTGTTGCAAAAATATTATACCCGGACGCAGGGGTAGTTCACGTCCGTGGACGCGTTTCTGCCCTTCTAGAGTTGGGTGCAGGGTTTCAACCAGATTATACCGGGCGTGAGAATATATATTTAAACGGATCAATACTAGGGCTTACCAAGAAGGAAATTGATTCACATGTCGATGAGATTATCGAGTTTTCCGAGCTGGGACGATTTATCGATACGCCAGTTCGAAACTACTCGTCTGGGATGTATATGCGTTTGGCCTTTGCAATTGCGGTGACAACAAATCCAGATATCTTAATAATTGATGAGGTGCTTGCAGTTGGAGACGAACAGTTTCAGAAGAAGTGTTTCGACAAGCTACATGAGTTCAAAAGACAAGGCAAGTCCATACTATTCGTCTCGCATTCGGATTCGCTGGTAGAGAAATTCTGTGATGAAGTGATCTTGCTTCATAACGGACAACTTCTTGATCGAGGCAAACCAAAGGAAGTATTCACAACGTACCGCGCTATTCAGGGCAAAGAGCATTCCTGTAATGAAGTGATGTGA